TGCTAATGATAAGGCTTATTTTGATTACCAAGCAAAACCTTACTACGATGATTTTAGCGACTATGTAAAGATCGAATTTGTTGAGGATTTAAGTCAAGTAGAAGCTGAAGTGAATAAAGTAACTGCCTACTTCCCTGATTATGACAATAAAGACTACCTCAAAGAGTATCAAGAGCAAATTTCCGGCCCTTATACCGTGATGCCTAGTGGCGCAAAGTGGATTGATATCACTATGGAAGGCCAATCAAAGGGTCACGGCTTAGAAAAATTACTGGAAAAACTTAATTATTCTCCCCGTGAATTAGTCGTTATTGGTGATAGTGGGAACGATACCGAAATGCTCTCCTTAACCCCTCATTCCTTTGCCATGAAGAACGCAACTGACCAGGTCAAATCTTACGCCAACTATACAACCAGCCAAAGCAACAATGATCAAGGCGTTCTTGAGGTCTATAAAAAGGTACTTGCTGCTAAAAATGAAAGCAAGTAGCATAATTAAATATCATATAGACTATCGACTAATTTATGAATAAAATATAGCGAAAGGAGTCCTAATAATGACGAAAATTAACCGTCAATGGATCAGTCAATTACCAGTGAAGGACATTCAAAAGCTCCATCCTGTTGCAGGTGGAGACGTCAACGATGCTTATCGCATCGATAGTAGTAATGGTCCTTACTTCCTCCTGGTCCAAAAAAATACACCAGCTTCCTTTTATGACAGTGAGGTTGCTGGTCTTAAGGCCTTTGAAAAGGCAGGTATCACCGCACCAAAAGTGATCAGTCAGGGCGAAATTAATGGTGACGCCTATCTGCTCTTGACTTATCTTGATGAAGGCTTTTTAGGCGACCAAAAGCGATTGGCTGAATTAATCAGTAACTTACACCATGTCCACAGCGACAAGGGTCAATTTGGCTTTGACCTTGATTATCAAGGGTCCAGCTTAACCTTCTCAAATGCTTGGAATGTCTCTTGGTCTGACTTTTTCATTCAACAAAGGCTAGACCCCCTCCATGACTATCTGATGGACCACCAACTATGGCAAAAGGCCGAAAGTGATGCCTATCAAGAAATTCGCGCTATCATTATAGATAGCTTGAGCCAGCATAAGAGTCACCCTTCCCTCCTACATGGCGACTTATGGTCAGGTAATTTTATGTTTTTAAGCGATGGTCGACCGGCTATCTTTGATCCTGCCCCTTTTTACGGCGATCGGGAGTTTGATATCGGGGTCTCCATGGTCTTTGGCGGATTTAACCAGGATTTTTATCAATCCTATCAAGCCTTCTATCCCATGGCTGAAGGCTATGAATTCCGCTTAGAATTTTATCAGTTATATTTACTTATGCTACATTTGGCTAAGTTTGGAACGGTGTATTATGACAGTGTCGATGCTACTATGAGAAGAATAAAAGTAAAGGCTAAATAGGCCTTTACTCTTTTTTGGTAGGCATTTTGAAAAATAACCATAACCCAAATATTATACCTATGACAATAATTAGTAATCTGACAGGCTTAAGTGGGACAAAATAAATGGATATAGCCATTACGGTATAGGTAATGAGTATAATTTGTGCTTTCTTTTTTAAAGGAATCCCACCACCATCTTCAAAATCTGCTCCATAATATTGGTAGATTTTTGTACTTTTCAGCCATTGATCAAAGCGCTTAGAGCTACGCGCAAAGGCCCAGGCTGCTAATAGCATGAATGGAGTTGTTGGTAATACAGGGATAAAGGTTCCCAAGGCACCTAGAGCGAAGGAAGTCCAACCTAAAATGAGATAAAAATAACGCATTCTACCAGCTCCTTTAAAATATAGGTTATATCTATAATAACAGTAAAAGCGACTGAAGATAAGAAATAATCCATAACTATTATATTCTATTTATTTTCTCAATAGTGTAGACATTTTGCCAAATTCATTTTACAATAATTAAGAAAGCGTTTAATTTTTTAATCACGCTAAATATCAAATAATCAAATTGTTAAACAGGAAATCCCTGGCTTAGCGAAAGGAGTTTTTTTAATTGAAAATTGTCGGTATTATTGGTAACAATGCTTCTAAGTCTCATAACCGTCTTTTAATTGAACATATGGCCAATAAATTCGGTGACGAAGTTGAATTTGAAGTTGCTGAAATTAACGAAATCCCTCTATTTAACGCAGATTACATGGGGCAAGATGTTCCTGACGTGGTCAATGAATTAGCAGACAAAATTGAAGCTGCTGACGGCGTTGTTATTTCAACAGCTGAATATGACCACGCTATTACCGCAGCCCTAAAAAGTGTTATCGAATGGTTATCAAGTGTTCGTAAACCTTTCCAAAACAAACCTGTTATGATTGTGGGGGCTTCATTAGGTACCCTAGGTTCTGTTCGTGCCCAAGATAATTTACGTAACATTTTCACTTCTCCAGGTTTATATGCTAGAGTTTTCCCAGGTGCAGAATTTTTAATGGGACAAGCTGCTAACAAATTTGACGAAACCGGTCGCATGACTGATGAAGGAACAGATAAATTCTTAGATATGCTCTTCCATCAATTCCTTGATTTCGTTAAAGAACAACAAGAAGACTAACAAATTATTCACTTCTGTATGCCATAGCTGTTGGATTCCCAGCAACTATGGCTTTATTTTTATTTTTAGTATATATTCAGGAG
This genomic stretch from Aerococcus mictus harbors:
- a CDS encoding NADPH-dependent FMN reductase — protein: MKIVGIIGNNASKSHNRLLIEHMANKFGDEVEFEVAEINEIPLFNADYMGQDVPDVVNELADKIEAADGVVISTAEYDHAITAALKSVIEWLSSVRKPFQNKPVMIVGASLGTLGSVRAQDNLRNIFTSPGLYARVFPGAEFLMGQAANKFDETGRMTDEGTDKFLDMLFHQFLDFVKEQQED
- a CDS encoding fructosamine kinase family protein; translation: MTKINRQWISQLPVKDIQKLHPVAGGDVNDAYRIDSSNGPYFLLVQKNTPASFYDSEVAGLKAFEKAGITAPKVISQGEINGDAYLLLTYLDEGFLGDQKRLAELISNLHHVHSDKGQFGFDLDYQGSSLTFSNAWNVSWSDFFIQQRLDPLHDYLMDHQLWQKAESDAYQEIRAIIIDSLSQHKSHPSLLHGDLWSGNFMFLSDGRPAIFDPAPFYGDREFDIGVSMVFGGFNQDFYQSYQAFYPMAEGYEFRLEFYQLYLLMLHLAKFGTVYYDSVDATMRRIKVKAK
- a CDS encoding YbaN family protein; amino-acid sequence: MRYFYLILGWTSFALGALGTFIPVLPTTPFMLLAAWAFARSSKRFDQWLKSTKIYQYYGADFEDGGGIPLKKKAQIILITYTVMAISIYFVPLKPVRLLIIVIGIIFGLWLFFKMPTKKE
- a CDS encoding HAD family hydrolase, which gives rise to MTESFEEIKLVASDMDGTLLNDQGKLPKQLGSYMDDLQDQGIIFGIASGKPYYALEAVFKDRIKEMALVCSGGTFVSYQEETVYNSTISKAGYRNLVRLIKKASKGIPALIANDKAYFDYQAKPYYDDFSDYVKIEFVEDLSQVEAEVNKVTAYFPDYDNKDYLKEYQEQISGPYTVMPSGAKWIDITMEGQSKGHGLEKLLEKLNYSPRELVVIGDSGNDTEMLSLTPHSFAMKNATDQVKSYANYTTSQSNNDQGVLEVYKKVLAAKNESK